The Vicinamibacterales bacterium genome has a segment encoding these proteins:
- a CDS encoding response regulator transcription factor translates to MRILVVEDDQRVASFIQSGLGQEGYAVDVLHEGTFAGEQARTVDYDAVILDVMLPGRSGFQVLRDIRARKPSLPVVMLTAKDAVDDRIAGLDSGADDYLVKPFALAELSARLRAVLRRGAPRENVLRVADLEVDTMTRTVRRGGRRIALTAKEYALLEYLMRNSGRPLTKSLIIEHVWDIHFDSVSNVVEVHVNSLRNKVDREFSPPLIHTVRGVGYVLTDTPP, encoded by the coding sequence ATGCGCATCCTTGTAGTCGAGGACGATCAGAGAGTCGCCAGCTTCATTCAGAGCGGCCTGGGCCAGGAAGGCTACGCGGTCGACGTCCTGCACGAGGGAACGTTCGCGGGCGAGCAGGCGCGCACGGTGGACTACGACGCCGTCATCCTCGACGTCATGCTGCCGGGCCGATCCGGGTTCCAGGTGCTGCGCGACATTCGCGCGCGCAAACCGTCGCTCCCGGTCGTCATGCTGACCGCGAAGGACGCGGTCGACGACCGGATCGCCGGGCTCGACAGCGGCGCCGACGACTACCTGGTCAAGCCGTTCGCGCTGGCCGAACTGTCCGCGCGGCTGCGCGCGGTGCTTCGCCGCGGCGCGCCGCGCGAGAACGTCCTGCGCGTGGCCGATCTCGAGGTCGACACCATGACGCGGACCGTGCGCCGCGGCGGACGCCGGATCGCGCTCACCGCCAAGGAGTACGCGCTCCTCGAATACCTGATGCGCAACAGCGGCCGTCCCCTCACCAAGTCGCTCATCATCGAGCACGTCTGGGACATTCACTTCGACAGCGTCAGCAACGTCGTCGAAGTGCATGTCAATTCGCTGCGCAACAAAGTCGATCGGGAGTTCTCGCCGCCGCTGATCCACACCGTGCGCGGCGTCGGCTACGTGCTGACGGACACGCCGCCGTGA